One genomic region from Magallana gigas chromosome 3, xbMagGiga1.1, whole genome shotgun sequence encodes:
- the LOC105332100 gene encoding uncharacterized protein — protein MDPFMRCEELPVQRGLDLIGKSYTAGGLFESGAMETLKKLHLPWNLGKRYNVIKGKENSYYNTPNPKIDDTIDDCVQEDIPPRRLRRNTSLTRSVRDVVGTLRQKIKSSTKRRMRFNDHDEITSPTHSTITKQRKSKRKPTTPKQTKNSIAYREVKLYSPFQIETPPTKTPPGIRTSTRSRMQFHQMETPTRLRREVESLTANMQALATLSPNDLKQRTTRQRGKSPLTNGSFQRMGIRTSLRLQHKIETNLL, from the exons ATGGACCCTTTCATGAGGTGCGAAG AGCTTCCGGTTCAACGTGGCCTTGACCTAATAGGGAAGTCGTACACTGCTGGCGGTTTGTTTGAATCGGGCGCAATGGAAACGTTAAAAAAGCTGCACCTTCCGTGGAATTTAGGGAAACGATATAATGTTATAAAGGGTaaagaaaattcatattataatacACCAAATCCCAAGATAGATGATACAATAGACGACTGTGTTCAAGAAGACATTCCTCCCAGAAGGCTTCGGCGCAACACAAGCCTAACTCGATCGGTTCGAGACGTAGTGGGGACATTACGACAG aaaataaaatcatctaCAAAAAGACGAATGCGATTTAATGACCATGACGAGATTACTTCACCAACCCATTCAActataacaaaacaaagaaagagcaaAAGGAAACCAACAACACCGAAACAGACGAAGAATTCAATTGCCTACAGAGAAGTCAAGTTGTACTCACCCTTCCAAATTGAAACACCACCAACAAAAACGCCACCTGGAATCAGAACATCAACCCGTTCGCGGATGCA GTTTCATCAAATGGAGACGCCAACTCGTTTAAGAAGGGAAGTAGAATCCTTAACAGCTAATATGCAGGCGCTGGCAACCCTGAGTCCCAATGATCTGAAGCAAAGAACAACCAG ACAGCGAGGTAAATCTCCCTTGACCAATGGTAGTTTTCAGAGAATGGGAATTAGAACAAGTCTGAGACTACAGCACAAGATAGAAACAAATCTCTTGTAA